ACCCTTGTCTGTACAAGAGTTAGAATTGTGATTTTTTTGACTGCTTTTATTTATTTACCCGATAAATTGGTCTTACCTGACGATAGGCATGAAGTAAGTTTAGGAATTTATCGCCATCAAAATTTATCGGGTCAATTTTTTGACCAGAACGGTCTACGAGATGGTGGGTAGTGATGCGATCGTCTGGGACTTGACTTTGAGCAATTAACCAAGCCAGAGAATTATATTGAGCCTCGGTGTAGCCGCTATGAGTTAAGGGGTTAGTACTTTCATAACTGTCTGGCGGTGTTTCTAAAGAAACGTGATAAGCAAAATTATTCACAGACGGAGGCAAATTCGGATTAGTCTGTACAGTTTCTACTCCATTGAAACCCTCAAATACTGAATTAGCTGCACCAAAAGCTCGTTTTTCTGGCGGTACTAGATAAACAACTGTCCCGTCTAACTTGACTAAACTGTGGTAACTCGCTTGCACAGTTTCATCATTATGGGGTGTTTGAAAAAAATTAATGGCGCTGGAAGCAGAATAACTCGTTTCATGGAGTACTATAATCGGCTCGTTATTGAGAGGAATACCATTTATATCTTTGGTGTACCGTTCTCCATAATTGCTTGGGTTAACTGAAGCAATTTCATAATTAGGTTTGTACTTTGCAAAAGCTACAGTGGTAATGTACCTTGCTACAGTCTGGTTTGTCTGGACTGGGGATTGGTTAATATTTTGTGATTGGCGCTTTTGGTTGTTTGCTGACTGTAATTGCGCCTGTGGATATTGACTCCAAGTTGTAATCTCTGGGTTTGATATTGTTGTATTAGTTTGTAGTTGTTTGGCTTTCCCAGCAAATAGCACCAAAATTAAAGCGGCGAACATTAGAGAAATTAGTAGCACCCTGGTGGCCCAGTTGACAGACCTCATATTTTTAATACTGATAAAATAGCTGGTATTAATCTTAATATCTTAATTTTAAGTAAAAATAGGCTACCAGTATACAGCCATTATATTTGATTTGTAAAAATTGAAAGTTTTAGAATCCTTGTTTCTCTAAAAAACTGGAATTCTTGTTTATTTCAAGTGATTTAGGACTGCTATCTCTGCGAATACTAAGTACTTATTTCAGGCGCTT
This region of Nostoc sp. UHCC 0302 genomic DNA includes:
- a CDS encoding peptidoglycan recognition family protein; translation: MRSVNWATRVLLISLMFAALILVLFAGKAKQLQTNTTISNPEITTWSQYPQAQLQSANNQKRQSQNINQSPVQTNQTVARYITTVAFAKYKPNYEIASVNPSNYGERYTKDINGIPLNNEPIIVLHETSYSASSAINFFQTPHNDETVQASYHSLVKLDGTVVYLVPPEKRAFGAANSVFEGFNGVETVQTNPNLPPSVNNFAYHVSLETPPDSYESTNPLTHSGYTEAQYNSLAWLIAQSQVPDDRITTHHLVDRSGQKIDPINFDGDKFLNLLHAYRQVRPIYRVNK